The DNA window CGGACCAGCGAGAGGTCGTGGGAGATGTAGACGGTGGTGAGCTGCCGGGAGAGGGCAATCGCCTTCATGAGGTTGAGGACCCCCGCCCGGACCGAGACATCGAGCATGGACACAGGTTCGTCCGCCACGAGAAAGATCGGATCGACCATCAGCGCGCGTGCCAGGCCGACGCGCTGCAACTGCCCACCGGAGAGCTGGTGGGGAAACTTGTCGAGGAACGCCTCGGCGGGGTGCAGGTTGACCTGGGTGAGCGCCGCGATCACCCGATCGAGCCGATCCTCGCCGGCCCCGATGTGGTGGATGATTAGCGGCTCCATGAGCGCCCGCCCGATCGTGAAGCGCGGGTTGATCGCCTCATAGGGGTTCTGCACCATCAACTGGGCCTGCCGGCGAAACGCGAGGAGCGCCGCCCCGTCGAGCGTGCCGAGATCCATCCCCCCGAAGACGATCCGACCCGAAGTCGGCGTGAGCAGACGGAGAAGCAACCGGGCGAGCGTGGTCTTGCCGCAGCCGCTCTCTCCGGCGATGCCGAGCGACGCCCCCGCCGGAATCGCGAACGAGACGCCGTCGACGCCGCGCAGGTAGTCCCCGGCTCCCCGCCCGAACAGCCCCCGCCGGATCGGGAAGTACTTCTGGACCGCCTCCGCCACCACGAGCGACCCATCGGCCCCGCGAGCGGCGGCACGGCTCTCCATCACAGGGCCGGGACCCGCCATCGCTCGACCTCTCGGGCGTGGAGTCGAAGCACATCGGCTTCCTCGGCGCGGTGGCACGCGGTCCACCGCCCCGGGGTGAGTTCCCGCAGCGCGGGCGAGTCCACCACACACCGGTCCACCGCAAACGGGCACCGCGGGGCGAACCGGCACCCGGGCGGCGGCGTCAAGAGATCCGGCGGGGCCCCCTCGATGGGGATCAACGTTTCCTGGGGGCGCAGCAGGTTGGGGAACGAGTTCTGCAGTCCCATGGTGTACGGATGTTGAGGCCGCGCAAAGACGTCCACGGTACGGCCGACCTCGACGATCTTCCCCGCGTACATGACCGCCATGCGGTCGCAGGTCTGCGCGATGACGGAGATGTCGTGGGTGACGAGGACGACGCTGAGCGAGAGTTCCGCGCGCAACTGGCGGAGCCGCCGGAGAATGTGATGCTGCACCACGACGTCGAGCGCGGTGACGGGTTCGTCCGCCAGGACCAGGCGGGGGCGGAGCGCCAGGGCCAGCGCGATCGCGGCGCGCTGCCGCATCCCGCCCGACAATTCGTGCGGAAACGCGGCGAGGCGCCGGCGGTCCAAGCCGACGAGGTCGCAGAGTTCGAGCGCCCGCGCCCGGGCCGCGGCGTGTCCCTGGCCGCCCGTGATGGTGAGCACCTCGTGAAACTGGTCGCCCAACCGGTAGACCGGGTCGAGCGAGTCCATCGCCGCCTGCGGCACCATCGCGATCTCCCGCCACCGGTATCGGGCCATCTCCGGTTCCGGCAGCGCGGCGAGATCGACCCCATCGAAGAGGATCCGACCCCCCGCGATGCCGGCGTTGCGGGGGAGGACCCGGATGATCGCCCGGCCGAGCGTCGTCTTC is part of the bacterium genome and encodes:
- a CDS encoding ABC transporter ATP-binding protein, producing MALLTLEDLRVEYRTSRGATRAVDGVTLEVHEGEVLGLVGESGCGKTTLGRAIIRVLPRNAGIAGGRILFDGVDLAALPEPEMARYRWREIAMVPQAAMDSLDPVYRLGDQFHEVLTITGGQGHAAARARALELCDLVGLDRRRLAAFPHELSGGMRQRAAIALALALRPRLVLADEPVTALDVVVQHHILRRLRQLRAELSLSVVLVTHDISVIAQTCDRMAVMYAGKIVEVGRTVDVFARPQHPYTMGLQNSFPNLLRPQETLIPIEGAPPDLLTPPPGCRFAPRCPFAVDRCVVDSPALRELTPGRWTACHRAEEADVLRLHAREVERWRVPAL
- a CDS encoding ABC transporter ATP-binding protein, translating into MAGPGPVMESRAAARGADGSLVVAEAVQKYFPIRRGLFGRGAGDYLRGVDGVSFAIPAGASLGIAGESGCGKTTLARLLLRLLTPTSGRIVFGGMDLGTLDGAALLAFRRQAQLMVQNPYEAINPRFTIGRALMEPLIIHHIGAGEDRLDRVIAALTQVNLHPAEAFLDKFPHQLSGGQLQRVGLARALMVDPIFLVADEPVSMLDVSVRAGVLNLMKAIALSRQLTTVYISHDLSLVRYVCDTTMIMYLGTVAEIGPTDAVLAHPKHPYTQLLVAAAPVPDPTYPSPEIQAPEQVPTPIGPAHGCPFKDRCPHVMPVCHTTTPPPVFVGPKHQAACHLYEPTH